Below is a genomic region from Microbacterium sp. KUDC0406.
AGGTCGGTGTAGAAGTCGAACGAGGCGTCCTTGGTGATGTCCATCCGCACCTCGTCCTTGGCGCCGGTGGACTCGTTGGTGAGCTGCAGCTCGGGCAGGTTCTCGAGCCAGATCTCCATGTGCCCCGGCGAGTTGATCTCGGGGATCACGTCGATGCCGTACCGGTTCGCCTTCTCGACGAGCGCCCGGATGTCGTCCTTCGTGTAGTACGACCAGGTGTTGGTCTGCGGGTAGCCGTCGACCTTCACCTTGAGCTCGACCATGAGCGTGTTCATCTTCAGATACGCCATGTCCTCGATGAGGCGATCGATGAAGTCGGTGGAGATGTTGATCACGCACGCGCACACGGTCACGCCGCGCTCGGCGTACTCCGGCACGTCGACGACGGAGCCGCGCGGCAGGGTGTCCTGCTGCGTGAGCATCTGCAGCACCGTGCGGGTGCCGTTGAACACGCCGGCCCGGTCGGCGCCGGTGACGACGATGCTGTCGCCGACCGTGAGCTCGTAGCCCTGGTCGCCCAGATCTTCACGGCCGGCGTCGACGCGCAGCTCGATGTCGCCGGCTCCGGCGTCCGTGGCGACGACCTTCGCGGACGGATGCCCGGCGGCGAGCTCGCTGCGCAGGATGTCGGCCGCCGAGGCCAGCCCCGCGTCGTCCGGGTCGGCGACGATCGCGAGATCGTCGGACGCGGTGAAGACGCCGTCGGCCGGCTGCCATCCGTCGATCGACGGGATCACGTCGGGCAGCGGTGCGGATGCCGCGGATGCCGGCGCCGCGAGCAGCAGCGAACTCACGGCGAGCACGGTCGCGGTGACCGTTGCGGTCAGGGCGCGCATCCTGCGCGCTCTGGGGCTGGATGGTCTCACGGGACTGCCTCTCTGGACGACGGTGTCCGGCGCCGGGTGGCGTCGATCGGTTATGGCATCGATAACATATCGAGCGCGGCTAAGCTGTGTCAACGGATTCGAAGGAGGGATCGGTGACCGGAAGCGAGACCTCGCAGCGACCGCCGGGCATGCTCGACGTCGCGCGCGTCGCCGGGGTGTCGGCCCAGACCGTCTCGCGCGTGCTGCGCGATCACCCCTACGTCTCCGACGAGAAGCGACAGCGCGTGCTCGCCGCCGTCGAGCAGCTCGGTTACCGCATGAACACCGCCGCCCGCGCGCTCTCGTCCGGCCGCACGAGGACGATCGGCCTGGTCAGCATCGCCACCGAGTCGTACGCCGGCGCCATCACCCAGGCCAGCGTCGAGCATGCCGCGGATGCCGAGCACTACAGCGTCGTCGGCGCCCAGATCTCCACACCGGACGCCGAGTCGATCAGCGGCGCCCTGCGACGCCTGGAGCGCCTCGGCGCGGAGGCCATCATCCTGGCCGTGCCGCTGCGCACCCCCGACCACCGCATCGAACAGGTCGCCGAGCACCTCCCCACAGCCACGATCGGCGGGTCGCCCGTCGGCAGGGCGCGCGCGCTCGACGTGGACCAGCGGGCCGTCGCGCGCCTCGCCACGGAGCACCTGCTCTCACTCGGACACCGCACCGTGCAGCACGTCTCCGGCCCCGGCGACTGGGTGGACGCGGTCGAGCGCACCCGCGCCTGGCGCGAGGTCCTCGCCGGGGCGGGCCGCGAGGCACCCGACGTGATCCACGGCGACTGGAGCCCGGAGTCCGGATAC
It encodes:
- a CDS encoding LacI family DNA-binding transcriptional regulator, with the protein product MTGSETSQRPPGMLDVARVAGVSAQTVSRVLRDHPYVSDEKRQRVLAAVEQLGYRMNTAARALSSGRTRTIGLVSIATESYAGAITQASVEHAADAEHYSVVGAQISTPDAESISGALRRLERLGAEAIILAVPLRTPDHRIEQVAEHLPTATIGGSPVGRARALDVDQRAVARLATEHLLSLGHRTVQHVSGPGDWVDAVERTRAWREVLAGAGREAPDVIHGDWSPESGYQAGLRLGADPTVSAVFVASDEMAFGVVRGLHETGRRVPEDVSVVGVDDIRLAAYCTPALTTVAQPFAELGRGAVASVTARLEGRDDPTSDVRLSPRLVVRASTAAPPS